A single window of Anomaloglossus baeobatrachus isolate aAnoBae1 chromosome 5, aAnoBae1.hap1, whole genome shotgun sequence DNA harbors:
- the LOC142312340 gene encoding oocyte zinc finger protein XlCOF29-like: MDMDRDKMAERILHLTLEILFRLTGEDYTVVKKTSSERCQAPVSKRWGRPLSPITKPPLHPLIQEDINDQKILELTYKMIELLTGEVTLLGMLGHYTVTL; encoded by the exons atggatatggacagggacaagatggcggagaggatattacacctcaccctagagattctcttccggcttactggagag gattacacagtagtgaagaagacctctagtgagcgctgtcaggcccctgtgtctaagagatggggaagacccctgagcccaatcacgaagCCTCCACTTCACCCCCTGATACAGgaagacatcaatgaccagaagatcctagaactcacctacaagatgattgagctgctgactggagaggtgacactgctgggaatgctcggacattatacagtaacgctatga